The following coding sequences are from one Lolium rigidum isolate FL_2022 chromosome 6, APGP_CSIRO_Lrig_0.1, whole genome shotgun sequence window:
- the LOC124658996 gene encoding probable glutathione S-transferase GSTU6, translating into MATAEATGGSSSEGEAAELTLLGFWTSPYVHRARFALNLKGIPYTYVEEDLFGDNTKSQLLLSSNPAHGGKVPVLIHHGKPVAESMVILEYIDEAFPDHLPRLLPSGDPHRRAAARFWAAYVDQKLLPTWIPLYGGATVEERVKAAGEVIAVLETFEGVLGDNDEFFGGESVGLVDVALGGFIGWLRASEAMCGVTTLDPARTPLVAAWAERFGALDGVREVVPDVPGLVEYNLMKRARRGLPFLPPHQTQ; encoded by the coding sequence ATGGCGACGGCGGAAGCCACCGGAGGCAGCAGCAGCGAGGGAGAGGCGGCCGAGCTGACCCTTCTGGGTTTCTGGACGAGCCCGTACGTCCACCGGGCGCGGTTCGCGCTGAACCTCAAGGGCATCCCCTACACGTACGTGGAGGAGGACCTGTTCGGCGACAACACCAAgagccagctcctcctctcctccaaccCGGCGCACGGCGGGAAGGTTCCCGTGCTCATCCATCACGGCAAGCCCGTCGCCGAGTCGATGGTCATCCTGGAGTACATCGACGAGGCGTTCCCGGACCACCTCCCGCGCCTCCTGCCCTCCGGCGACCCGCaccggcgcgccgccgcccggtTCTGGGCCGCCTACGTGGACCAGAAGCTGCTCCCCACGTGGATCCCGCTCTACGGCGGCGCCACGGTGGAGGAGCGGGTGAAGGCGGCGGGGGAGGTCATCGCCGTGCTGGAGACGTTCGAGGGGGTGCTCGGGGACAATGACGAGTTCTTCGGCGGCGAGAGCGTGGGGCTGGTGGACGTGGCGCTGGGCGGGTTCATCGGCTGGCTGCGCGCGTCGGAGGCCATGTGCGGCGTGACGACGCTCGACCCGGCGAGGACGCCGCTGGTGGCGGCGTGGGCGGAGCGGTTCGGCGCGCTGGACGGCGTGCGGGAGGTCGTGCCGGACGTGCCGGGGCTCGTGGAGTACAACCTCATGAAGCGGGCTCGCCGCGGGCTGCCGTTCCTGCCGCCGCATCAGACGCAGTAG
- the LOC124659331 gene encoding probable polygalacturonase At1g80170, which translates to MDFHAAGDGSTDDAKAFAATWNTTCGDSSSPTMVIPGGRTFLLSQIRLNGPCKSPVTVQLDGNIVAPNAIWTTKAANLLTFYRVNNLTVNGSGQMDGNGAIWWTCFNNKLLAFASCNNLSVKNIHLKDSPDKHMTLFRCSQVHVNNVSVRAPGKSPNTDGITMAFSDHVYISNCSFKTGDDCVSILSGTSDVNISNSACGPGHGISVGSLGGDNTTALVERITVSNCSFSKTMTGVRIKSWQGGSGKANGFLFENLNMTDVQFPIDIDQFYCPRGNCPPQDSAVAISDARFINIQGTSSNPKAINIQCSQSVQCRGIYLDNINLSCSRHTARTRASISNAYGTIAGMVKPHVQFLGA; encoded by the exons ATGGATTTCCATGCTGCTGGGGATGGCAGCACAGATGATGCAAAG GCATTCGCGGCGACATGGAACACAACTTGCGGTGACAGCAGCTCGCCGACCATGGTCATCCCTGGAGGAAGGACGTTCTTGTTAAGCCAGATCAGGTTGAATGGACCCTGCAAGTCGCCTGTCACCGTGCAG CTGGACGGGAACATCGTGGCGCCAAACGCCATCTGGACGACGAAAGCAGCGAACCTCCTTACCTTCTACCGCGTCAACAACCTGACGGTGAATGGGAGTGGCCAGATGGACGGCAATGGCGCCATCTGGTGGACTTGCTTCAACAACAAG CTGCTGGCATTCGCAAGCTGCAACAACCTATCCGTGAAGAACATACACCTGAAGGACAGCCCTGACAAGCACATGACCTTGTTCCGGTGCAGCCAGGTGCACGTGAACAACGTCTCCGTCAGGGCGCCAGGCAAAAGCCCTAACACGGACGGGATCACCATGGCCTTCTCCGACCACGTTTATATCTCGAATTGCTCTTTCAAAACCG GTGATGACTGCGTGTCGATTCTATCAGGTACCAGTGATGTTAATATCTCCAACAGCGCGTGTGGGCCTGGTCATGGCATCAG TGTGGGAAGCCTTGGAGGTGACAATACGACAGCACTTGTGGAAAGGATTACAGTATCCAACTGCAGCTTTTCTAAAACTATGACTGGTGTTAGGATCAAATCGTGGCAG GGAGGCAGTGGCAAAGCAAATGGTTTCCTTTTCGAGAACCTCAACATGACTGATGTCCAATTTCCTATTGACATCGACCAGTTTTATTGTCCCCGCGGAAATTGTCCGCCACAG GATAGCGCTGTGGCCATATCTGACGCCAGATTCATCAACATCCAGGGGACATCCTCCAACCCCAAAGCCATCAATATTCAGTGCAGCCAGAGCGTGCAGTGTCGCGGCATCTATCTCGACAACATTAACCTCTCGTGCTCTCGGCATACCGCCCGAACACGAGCCAGTATTTCAAATGCCTACGGAACCATTGCGGGCATGGTGAAACCACATGTACAGTTCCTGGGCGCTTGA